A window of the Desulfobacula toluolica Tol2 genome harbors these coding sequences:
- a CDS encoding SLC13 family permease — protein sequence MVLIPEITSDMMIVFGFLIFVTLLFVFEVVRVDMVGLLMMILLPLSGVIEPSMAISGLSSNAVVSIIAVIIIGDGLDKTGVMNIFARHIIRLAGKSEVRIMTLISGTVAFISSFMQNIGAAALFLPATNRICRQLNVPVSRILIPMGFCAVIGGCITLVGSSPLILLNDLMASWWSNNLRIIGNKPFEAFGLFSVTPIGIALVISAMVYFVLFRKIVLPAVTLQAEDHCLLDQDLEYTYGLEIHNAYELNVPAGFVTRRLDELEIRPKFHSTVICICKQGRGEGWYKVNVPSRSDIIEPGDIVGVISNREHIHRLAETLEWELCDELDHMSEILSPDNTEITEAIVTPRSELVGKTLHQIYFRKRYQVNPLALYRRNQVFLEDISETKIQPGDAFLLFGELEKFHLLQHKKDLAFTEHIQGELMHPEKAGLAVGCLVLALVLALGLNVQLSIALLTGAVGMILTRVLTLDEAYQGVDWMTVFLLAGLIPLGLAFERTGAAHYLSASIANLMQGALNPLVLFLLIGCLTSFFTLVISNVGATVLMIPLAMNMAVQCHADPRMAALMVAVAASNTFVLPTHQVNALIMRPGGYKVIDYVRAGAGMTVLFLGVVMFILYFFYGITG from the coding sequence ATGGTTCTTATTCCTGAAATAACATCTGATATGATGATTGTATTTGGATTTTTGATTTTTGTGACACTGCTGTTTGTGTTTGAAGTGGTTCGGGTTGATATGGTGGGGCTTTTAATGATGATCCTGCTTCCCTTGTCCGGTGTGATCGAGCCATCCATGGCCATCAGCGGGTTGAGTTCCAATGCTGTTGTTTCGATCATTGCCGTCATCATTATCGGGGATGGCCTTGATAAAACCGGGGTCATGAATATTTTTGCCCGGCATATCATCCGTCTGGCCGGAAAAAGCGAAGTTCGTATTATGACCTTGATCTCCGGCACTGTGGCATTTATTTCAAGCTTCATGCAGAATATCGGTGCAGCAGCCCTGTTTCTTCCGGCAACCAACAGGATCTGCAGGCAGTTGAATGTACCGGTTTCAAGAATTCTCATTCCCATGGGGTTTTGTGCGGTGATCGGCGGATGCATTACCCTTGTGGGATCAAGCCCTTTGATTCTTTTAAATGATCTGATGGCATCCTGGTGGTCAAACAATCTTCGTATTATAGGGAATAAACCTTTTGAGGCATTCGGACTTTTCAGTGTCACCCCCATCGGAATTGCACTTGTCATAAGTGCGATGGTCTATTTTGTTCTTTTTCGTAAAATTGTTTTGCCTGCTGTCACCCTTCAAGCGGAAGATCATTGCCTGCTTGATCAAGATCTTGAATATACTTATGGCCTGGAAATCCACAATGCCTATGAATTGAATGTGCCTGCCGGTTTTGTGACAAGGCGGCTGGATGAATTGGAAATCCGGCCTAAATTTCATTCAACCGTTATCTGTATCTGTAAACAGGGCCGGGGAGAAGGCTGGTATAAAGTAAATGTTCCTTCAAGATCGGATATTATTGAACCCGGTGATATTGTCGGTGTCATCAGCAACCGGGAACATATCCATCGTCTTGCCGAGACTCTGGAGTGGGAATTGTGCGATGAACTTGATCACATGAGCGAGATATTATCTCCCGACAACACGGAAATCACCGAAGCCATTGTCACACCAAGGTCGGAACTGGTGGGCAAGACACTGCACCAGATCTATTTTCGAAAAAGATACCAGGTTAATCCTCTGGCTCTTTACAGAAGAAACCAGGTTTTTCTTGAAGATATCTCGGAAACAAAAATCCAGCCAGGAGATGCTTTTCTCCTGTTTGGTGAACTGGAAAAATTTCATCTGCTGCAACACAAAAAAGATCTGGCCTTTACCGAACATATTCAGGGAGAACTGATGCATCCTGAAAAAGCAGGGCTTGCGGTTGGCTGTCTTGTTCTGGCCCTTGTTCTGGCACTGGGCCTGAACGTTCAATTGTCCATTGCCCTTCTTACCGGGGCAGTCGGTATGATTCTCACCCGGGTGTTGACTCTTGATGAGGCCTATCAAGGTGTTGACTGGATGACGGTTTTTCTGCTGGCAGGCCTGATTCCCCTGGGCCTTGCCTTTGAACGAACCGGTGCTGCCCATTATTTATCCGCATCCATTGCCAACTTGATGCAGGGAGCGCTCAACCCCCTGGTCTTATTCCTGCTTATCGGCTGTTTAACATCTTTTTTTACCTTGGTCATTTCCAATGTTGGGGCCACTGTACTCATGATTCCTTTGGCCATGAACATGGCAGTCCAATGCCATGCTGATCCGAGAATGGCAGCCTTGATGGTTGCCGTAGCCGCATCCAATACTTTTGTTTTGCCAACCCATCAGGTCAACGCTTTGATAATGAGGCCCGGCGGCTACAAGGTAATTGATTATGTCAGGGCCGGTGCCGGCATGACTGTTTTATTCCTTGGGGTTGTCATGTTTATTTTGTATTTTTTTTATGGGATCACAGGATGA
- a CDS encoding 2-oxoacid:acceptor oxidoreductase family protein produces MKSYNIYITGVGGQGIGLLSQALLRGIDNAGINAIAVDTHGLAQRGGIVVSSIRCGEKIHSPLIMNHCADLVLGMELHEALRGLGIALRKGGTLVYMDVSWQPLPVRLGQATEITVKDIQTACKDSGVTAIKVDTRSITDSRMQNMALLGTVAKHGLIPGVSKKDYNMALKDLLTEEMLKNNRKIFDGYCA; encoded by the coding sequence ATGAAATCATATAATATTTATATCACCGGTGTTGGGGGGCAGGGCATTGGATTGTTAAGCCAGGCCCTTTTGAGGGGAATAGATAATGCAGGTATCAATGCCATTGCCGTTGATACCCATGGACTTGCCCAGAGAGGGGGAATTGTTGTTTCCAGTATCCGATGCGGTGAAAAAATCCATTCCCCGCTGATCATGAATCATTGTGCAGATCTTGTTTTGGGTATGGAACTCCATGAAGCCCTGCGGGGACTTGGAATAGCCTTAAGAAAGGGAGGAACCCTTGTGTACATGGATGTGTCCTGGCAGCCGCTTCCCGTCCGCTTAGGCCAGGCAACTGAAATCACGGTAAAAGATATTCAGACGGCCTGTAAGGATTCCGGTGTAACAGCGATCAAAGTGGACACCCGATCCATAACCGATTCCAGGATGCAGAACATGGCTCTTCTGGGAACGGTTGCAAAACACGGGCTCATTCCAGGTGTATCAAAAAAAGATTATAACATGGCATTAAAAGATCTGCTTACAGAAGAAATGCTAAAAAACAACCGAAAAATTTTTGACGGGTATTGCGCATAA
- a CDS encoding thiamine pyrophosphate-dependent enzyme, with the protein MKKTGEILMGKDPFEEILMGNEAVVRAMIETGTTVVSSYPGSPTPEIATAISSIPEAVRPFYFEFSVNEKVATEVAFGAALNGNLSCVFFKSVGLNVALDTFVQLSLMNIIGGMVVVLGDDPGANSSQNEQDNRNIYKMSRITVFEPASPKEAYTYYKHAAALAKKEQTAVVLRLTTHVCHARQKIAFDKYDGQTPYKTDFNKQNGPYIPLTSLALDMKRQSIKKMRQAKYYIKDAGLNKELTSKNNRGKGIITSGLTFLSVLDVFEDAQYTPDILKLGAVNPLEEDIILSFLKAHDEVLIIEELDDFLEIQIKSLAYDSGLKTNLTGKKEDEDYVGEYTPDKVMEKLAAVWPDMMLNAPKSVVCEIKTSAIQVPQRPAQMCPGCGHRSAFFAIKKAMETEDVTVADIGCHTLGFMPPYNVGEILMCMGASCGMASGLSLFNDKKRVVAFLGDSTFFHAGLPGLINTVFNHHNITLIIMENGTTAMTGHQDHAGSEIPIKNLLEGLGIESILSCDTYNQSKLTDLVKQSLKIKGISVVIAEHPCMLKFTRYQQKKPGYVKKHITIDQETCNKTHDCLEKFGCPTFIRNPDQSVDINLDLCIGDGSCRPSCPVQAIDFDKGEK; encoded by the coding sequence ATGAAAAAAACAGGTGAAATCCTTATGGGCAAAGATCCCTTTGAGGAAATTTTAATGGGAAACGAGGCAGTTGTCAGGGCAATGATAGAAACTGGAACAACAGTGGTTTCATCTTATCCCGGTTCACCCACCCCTGAAATCGCAACTGCCATTTCAAGCATACCCGAAGCTGTAAGGCCTTTTTACTTTGAATTTTCAGTCAATGAAAAAGTGGCAACAGAAGTGGCATTTGGGGCGGCTTTGAATGGAAATCTTTCCTGTGTGTTTTTTAAAAGTGTCGGACTGAACGTGGCCCTTGATACCTTTGTCCAGCTTTCATTGATGAATATCATTGGCGGGATGGTGGTTGTACTAGGAGATGATCCTGGTGCGAATTCATCCCAGAACGAACAGGACAACCGAAATATTTATAAAATGTCCAGGATAACGGTTTTTGAACCGGCCTCCCCCAAGGAAGCCTATACCTATTATAAACATGCCGCAGCACTTGCAAAAAAAGAGCAAACCGCAGTCGTGCTTAGACTGACCACGCATGTCTGCCATGCCAGGCAGAAGATAGCATTTGACAAATATGACGGGCAAACCCCTTACAAAACCGATTTCAACAAACAAAACGGCCCCTATATCCCTCTGACCTCCCTGGCCCTGGATATGAAACGCCAATCCATTAAAAAAATGCGTCAAGCAAAGTATTATATTAAAGATGCAGGTTTAAACAAAGAATTAACCTCAAAAAACAACCGGGGCAAGGGGATCATCACCTCGGGCCTGACCTTTCTTTCGGTTCTTGATGTATTTGAAGACGCCCAATACACACCGGACATCCTGAAGCTGGGCGCTGTCAATCCACTTGAAGAGGACATCATCCTATCCTTTTTAAAAGCCCATGATGAGGTTCTGATCATAGAAGAACTGGACGACTTTCTTGAAATTCAGATCAAATCACTGGCCTATGATTCAGGCTTGAAAACAAACCTGACAGGAAAAAAAGAGGATGAGGACTATGTGGGAGAGTACACCCCGGACAAGGTTATGGAAAAACTGGCGGCGGTATGGCCTGACATGATGTTAAATGCACCAAAATCCGTTGTTTGCGAAATAAAAACTTCAGCAATACAAGTTCCGCAACGACCCGCCCAGATGTGTCCGGGCTGTGGCCACAGAAGCGCTTTTTTTGCCATCAAAAAAGCCATGGAGACCGAGGATGTAACCGTGGCGGATATCGGCTGTCATACGCTTGGATTTATGCCGCCGTATAATGTGGGAGAAATTTTGATGTGCATGGGCGCATCCTGCGGCATGGCATCAGGGTTGTCCTTGTTCAATGATAAAAAAAGAGTGGTGGCGTTTTTAGGGGATTCAACCTTTTTCCATGCAGGCCTGCCAGGATTGATCAACACTGTATTCAACCATCACAATATTACATTGATTATCATGGAAAACGGCACCACGGCCATGACCGGACATCAGGATCATGCCGGCAGTGAAATCCCCATTAAAAATTTACTTGAGGGACTTGGTATTGAAAGCATCCTCTCCTGTGATACTTACAACCAGTCCAAATTAACGGACCTTGTAAAACAATCCCTGAAAATAAAAGGCATCAGCGTTGTGATTGCCGAACATCCCTGCATGCTCAAGTTTACAAGGTATCAGCAAAAAAAGCCCGGATATGTCAAAAAACATATTACCATTGACCAGGAAACGTGCAACAAGACCCATGATTGCCTGGAGAAATTCGGCTGCCCGACATTTATCCGAAACCCTGATCAAAGTGTGGATATTAATCTTGACCTTTGTATTGGAGACGGATCTTGCAGACCGTCATGCCCGGTACAGGCAATTGATTTTGATAAAGGAGAAAAATGA
- a CDS encoding multiheme c-type cytochrome produces the protein MIVLRSYLIFVMFSFFTAGAAWALTEASFDVKNPKNQEMNKKCITCHLKENKSLVLQWENSAHAAAKEGQVGCFTCHAADKGYELGYEHEGAFIKAVLSPRDCAKCHEPEASEMAQSHHATAGEIMASLDNMLAEVVGGMPSNKGNMASGCWQCHGSVVSLKRDKDGKSMRSKTDAPQMDYNTWPNSGIGRINPDGTKGACNACHSKHSFSASRARQPENCGKCHLGPDHPQKEIYEESKHGIAYFTAEKTNSPDGMNIMKDGSWVLGDDYHTAPTCSTCHMGSFIKLNGAVAKNSHNVGDRISWNLRAVVSSKLNRVTFTDETVTDITGDLPPRAGQTATSKSYVREGDKLKKIISEKTIQSVVSWKQRRTNMQEVCKSCHGVNQAQNFYRQLDDVVMLYNEKFAKPGVELVNMLKKDEIWKNTGFQNKLGFTWFEIWHHEGRRARMAAAMFAPDYTHWHGMYEIARNFYHDFLPEVQEMADHAGKGETYRTHIKELLAKPEHLWIKTGGSAETMKLIEEENKLRYNQ, from the coding sequence ATGATAGTTTTAAGATCATACCTGATTTTTGTTATGTTCTCTTTTTTTACAGCAGGGGCGGCCTGGGCATTGACTGAGGCATCCTTTGACGTAAAAAATCCAAAAAATCAGGAAATGAACAAAAAATGCATCACCTGTCATTTAAAAGAGAACAAGTCCCTGGTCCTTCAATGGGAAAATTCAGCCCATGCCGCAGCTAAAGAAGGCCAGGTGGGGTGTTTTACCTGTCATGCTGCAGACAAGGGATATGAACTGGGCTACGAACATGAAGGCGCTTTTATCAAAGCTGTTCTGTCACCCAGGGACTGTGCAAAGTGCCATGAACCCGAAGCCAGTGAAATGGCCCAGTCCCACCATGCAACAGCAGGGGAAATCATGGCTTCCCTTGATAATATGCTGGCCGAAGTGGTGGGCGGCATGCCCTCAAACAAGGGCAACATGGCCAGCGGCTGCTGGCAATGCCATGGTTCCGTGGTTTCCCTGAAGCGTGATAAGGATGGAAAATCCATGCGGTCCAAAACAGATGCCCCTCAAATGGATTACAACACCTGGCCCAACTCCGGTATAGGGCGAATAAATCCCGACGGCACCAAGGGGGCCTGCAATGCCTGTCATTCCAAGCACTCTTTTTCCGCTTCCAGGGCAAGACAGCCGGAAAACTGCGGCAAATGCCATTTAGGGCCGGATCATCCTCAAAAAGAGATCTATGAAGAATCCAAACACGGGATTGCCTATTTCACGGCTGAAAAAACAAATTCTCCGGACGGCATGAATATCATGAAAGACGGCTCCTGGGTATTGGGCGATGATTACCATACCGCTCCTACCTGTTCCACCTGCCACATGGGTTCTTTTATCAAACTCAATGGTGCGGTTGCCAAAAACAGCCATAATGTGGGCGACAGGATTTCCTGGAATCTGAGGGCTGTTGTTTCTTCAAAACTCAACCGGGTGACCTTTACCGACGAAACCGTAACCGATATTACAGGTGACCTGCCTCCCCGTGCCGGCCAGACCGCCACCTCAAAAAGTTATGTCAGGGAAGGAGACAAGCTCAAAAAAATTATTTCCGAAAAAACCATCCAGAGTGTTGTGTCCTGGAAGCAGAGACGAACCAACATGCAGGAAGTGTGCAAATCATGTCACGGTGTCAACCAGGCCCAAAATTTTTACCGGCAGCTGGATGACGTGGTAATGTTATACAATGAAAAATTTGCCAAACCCGGCGTAGAACTGGTCAATATGCTGAAAAAAGACGAAATCTGGAAAAATACGGGATTCCAGAACAAACTAGGGTTTACATGGTTTGAAATATGGCACCATGAAGGCAGGAGAGCCAGGATGGCGGCCGCCATGTTTGCACCGGATTATACCCACTGGCACGGCATGTATGAAATTGCCAGAAATTTTTACCATGATTTTCTGCCGGAAGTTCAGGAAATGGCAGATCATGCCGGCAAGGGAGAAACGTATCGTACCCATATCAAGGAACTTCTGGCCAAACCGGAACATTTATGGATCAAAACCGGTGGCAGCGCAGAAACCATGAAGTTGATCGAAGAAGAAAACAAATTAAGGTATAACCAGTAA
- a CDS encoding ZIP family metal transporter: MIDFFHQFNPVTQALIATLFTWALTAAGAALVFFTKNINQKLFDSTLGFAAGVMIAASFWSLLSPGIEMAEQLGHTPWLTAVIGFMSGGIFMRLTDKFLPHLHPGLSIDKSEGIKTSWQRSTLLVLAITLHNIPEGLAVGVAFGAVAANLPSATMGGAIALAIGIGIQNFPEGTAVSMPLRREGMSKKKSFFMGQASGMVEPIAGVLGALFVINMQQILPYALCFAAGAMIFVVVEELIPESQRNYKNIDTVTMATMIGFSVMMILDVSLG, from the coding sequence ATGATTGATTTCTTTCACCAGTTCAACCCTGTTACCCAGGCATTAATCGCAACACTTTTTACCTGGGCTTTAACTGCCGCAGGTGCAGCACTTGTTTTTTTCACGAAAAATATAAATCAAAAACTCTTTGATTCAACTCTTGGCTTTGCTGCAGGTGTAATGATTGCAGCAAGCTTCTGGTCTCTTCTCTCACCCGGTATAGAGATGGCGGAACAATTGGGGCATACACCATGGCTGACAGCTGTCATTGGATTTATGAGCGGTGGAATTTTTATGAGACTGACAGATAAATTTTTACCCCACCTTCATCCCGGTTTAAGTATTGATAAAAGTGAGGGAATAAAGACGTCATGGCAGAGAAGCACCCTTTTGGTTCTTGCAATAACGCTTCATAACATACCCGAGGGACTGGCAGTTGGCGTCGCCTTTGGTGCTGTTGCTGCCAATCTTCCTTCCGCAACGATGGGGGGGGCAATTGCTTTGGCAATCGGCATTGGTATTCAGAATTTTCCTGAAGGAACAGCCGTATCAATGCCGTTGCGAAGAGAAGGAATGAGCAAGAAAAAAAGTTTTTTCATGGGGCAGGCTTCCGGTATGGTAGAACCCATCGCCGGTGTTCTGGGAGCCTTGTTTGTCATAAACATGCAGCAGATTCTGCCCTATGCCCTTTGTTTTGCTGCAGGCGCAATGATTTTTGTGGTGGTGGAAGAACTGATTCCTGAATCTCAAAGAAATTATAAAAACATTGATACGGTAACAATGGCGACAATGATTGGTTTTTCAGTGATGATGATTCTTGATGTGTCTTTGGGATAA
- a CDS encoding DUF3786 domain-containing protein: MPTGACGINCDVCRLNLLGLCTSCGSGKSDEARLKLETQKRLFNDTCPILSCVVMNNKDYCLRDCNQFPCENYLQNPYPFSGAYLQMQKRRREHPLLSTDPLGNQVQIPEEYWDEVLKRDLNLVCSYSLAQTDCQGNLVFQFLNEKIVLDLKNKEIKKRTEQEDIPIDCELLGLISLTYFKTVDRLYPLGKTMISSKDMKQGLYFTGKNRLKKEPVLRKFKDDHEEFIQSAAKLGGKPMDMADAACVLYPFPRVPVYYLLWNSSDQYESCISILFDRSIEAVFPPPIIWGLVNLVNSYLLTC; this comes from the coding sequence ATGCCTACAGGTGCCTGCGGAATAAATTGCGACGTATGCCGACTGAATCTGCTTGGGCTTTGTACCAGCTGCGGGTCCGGGAAAAGCGATGAAGCCCGGCTGAAACTGGAAACCCAAAAAAGATTATTCAACGATACCTGTCCTATTTTAAGCTGCGTTGTAATGAACAATAAGGATTACTGCTTACGGGACTGCAACCAGTTTCCCTGCGAAAATTATCTGCAAAATCCCTATCCCTTTTCCGGGGCATACCTGCAGATGCAAAAAAGAAGACGAGAACACCCTCTGCTATCAACAGACCCTTTGGGAAATCAGGTGCAAATACCTGAAGAATATTGGGATGAGGTTCTAAAAAGGGATCTTAACCTTGTCTGCTCCTATTCTCTGGCACAAACCGATTGCCAAGGGAATCTTGTTTTTCAGTTTTTGAATGAAAAAATAGTTCTGGACCTAAAAAACAAAGAGATTAAAAAAAGGACGGAACAAGAAGATATACCCATTGACTGTGAATTGCTCGGGCTGATTTCGCTCACATACTTTAAAACAGTTGACAGACTTTATCCTCTTGGAAAAACCATGATTTCATCCAAGGATATGAAACAGGGCCTCTATTTTACGGGGAAAAACAGGTTAAAAAAAGAGCCTGTCCTGAGAAAATTCAAAGATGATCATGAAGAGTTTATCCAAAGCGCTGCAAAATTAGGCGGCAAACCCATGGATATGGCTGATGCCGCCTGTGTGCTTTACCCCTTTCCCAGGGTTCCTGTATATTATCTGTTATGGAATTCCAGTGATCAGTATGAATCCTGCATTTCAATACTGTTTGACAGATCCATTGAAGCTGTTTTTCCCCCGCCGATCATCTGGGGGCTTGTCAACCTTGTGAATTCATATCTATTAACTTGTTAA